The following are encoded in a window of Apis mellifera strain DH4 linkage group LG10, Amel_HAv3.1, whole genome shotgun sequence genomic DNA:
- the LOC410222 gene encoding zinc finger protein 853 isoform X2, translating into MIGLWNFAYFRDTGAPYVLYKDNMERPQGQWGPGPGSLQDGGLYPQQQQQQQQQGSSSSGSPQQACGPPVEGESGPPPSLASPVPSPYPSAPPEPQALTPPDDDIQSNQATSQQQQQQQQQQQQQQQQTQQQVQQQQQQQQQQQQQQQQQQQVQQQQQQQQQQQQQQQQQTQQQDHSPQQQLTPHEVDRADCFPGAGELQQYPQHYFKDARPHPSPSVPPHMLTPGGFSALHYLKQPGVMLTSLGQGDGGPSLDAHQYASPGAPNMATGLPDIVQQSGKSGKGANSDLRLFKCLTCGKDFKQKSTLLQHERIHTDSRPYGCPECGKRFRQQSHLTQHLRIHANEKPYACVYCERTFRQRAILNQHLRIHSGEKPYQCPECGKHFRQKAILNQHVRTHQDVSPHLIFKNGMTPTLWPQDVPFPQEEGKEEVGSTFGDTDTQSGAFSPAPDANSIQYPAYFKDPKGGNHAVFGAGGTGSFGALQYIKQQGGSKSCLPDVIQHGRSAGMPLYVRCPICQKEFKQKSTLLQHGCIHIESRPYPCPECGKRFRQQSHLTQHLRIHTNEKPYGCVYCGRNFRQRTILNQHLRIHTGEKPYKCQQCGKDFRQKAILDQHTRTHQGDRPFCCPMPNCRRRFATEPEVKKHIDNHMNPHAAKVRRNSSSDSKPPGTPAGLGPVPVPRGLTPTVVKPELYFPQCYAPAFNHQPPVSTAQFPAQANGVSVAGEFKPPTGLPPQ; encoded by the exons ATACTGGCGCGCCCTACGTATTATACAAGGACAACATGGAGAGACCCCAGGGGCAATGGGGCCCCGGGCCGGGATCTCTCCAGGACGGGGGGCTGTACCcgcagcaacagcaacaacagcaacagcagGGCTCCTCCTCGTCCGGCAGCCCACAGCAGGCCTGTGGTCCCCCTGTCGAGGGAGAAAGCGGTCCCCCGCCTTCGTTGGCCTCTCCCGTGCCCTCACCGTACCCCTCGGCACCGCCTGAGCCTCAAGCCTTAACCCCACCCGACGACGATATACAATCGAATCAAGCCACCTctcaacagcagcagcaacagcagcagcagcaacaacagcagcagcagcagacGCAGCAACAAgtgcagcagcagcagcagcagcaacagcagcagcaacaacagcagcagcagcagcagcaagttcaacagcagcaacagcagcaacagcagcaacaacagcagcagcagcaacagacGCAGCAACAGGACCACTCGCCCCAACAACAGTTAACCCCTCACGAGGTGGATCGCGCGGATTGTTTCCCAGGGGCGGGAGAGCTGCAGCAGTATCCGCAGCACTACTTCAAGGATGCCAGGCCGCATCCGTCGCCGTCGGTGCCACCGCACATGCTGACCCCGGGTGGTTTCTCCGCGTTGCACTATCTGAAGCAGCCGGGCGTGATGCTCACGTCCCTCGGGCAGGGGGACGGTGGACCCAGCCTGGACGCGCACCAATACGCGAGCCCCGGGGCACCGAACATGGCGACCGGGCTGCCGGACATCGTCCAGCAGAGCGGCAAGTCTGGGAAAGGGGCGAACAGCGACCTACGTTTGTTCAAGTGTTTGACGTGCGGGAAAGATTTTAAGCAGAAGTCGACGTTGTTGCAACACGAGCGGATCCATACGGACAGTCGGCCATACGGGTGTCCAGAGTGCGGGAAGCGGTTCAGGCAACAATCGCATCTAACGCAGCACCTGCGCATACACGCGAACGAGAAGCCGTATGCTTGCGTGTACTGCGAGCGTACGTTCCGGCAGCGTGCCATCCTCAACCAGCATCTGCGCATCCACTCGGGTGAGAAGCCATACCAATGTCCGGAGTGCGGAAAACACTTCCGTCAGAAGGCGATCCTGAATCAGCACGTCCGCACACACCAAG ACGTGAGTCCGCATCTAATCTTCAAGAATGGGATGACGCCGACACTCTGGCCCCAGGACGTTCCGTTTCCgcaggaggaggggaaggaggaggtgGGATCGACGTTCGGCGACACGGACACGCAGTCGGGCGCGTTCAGCCCGGCGCCGGACGCCAACTCGATCCAGTATCCCGCCTACTTCAAGGACCCGAAGGGCGGGAATCACGCGGTTTTCGGTGCGGGTGGCACGGGCAGCTTCGGCGCCCTCCAGTACATCAAGCAGCAAGGCGGCAGCAAGAGCTGTCTGCCGGACGTGATACAGCACGGCCGCTCCGCGGGCATGCCGTTGTACGTTCGGTGCCCGATCTGTCAGAAGGAGTTCAAGCAAAAGTCCACGTTGCTGCAGCACGGGTGCATACACATCGAGTCGCGGCCGTACCCTTGCCCCGAGTGCGGCAAGAGGTTCAGGCAACAGTCCCACTTGACCCAACACCTTCGCATCCACACCAACGAGAAGCCGTACGGGTGCGTGTACTGCGGCCGTAACTTCCGCCAGCGCACCATCTTGAATCAGCATCTGCGCATCCACACGGGCGAGAAGCCGTACAAGTGTCAACAGTGCGGCAAGGATTTCCGCCAGAAGGCGATACTGGACCAGCACACGCGCACCCACCAGGGCGATCGGCCCTTCTGCTGCCCCATGCCCAACTGTAGGCGACGCTTCGCCACCGAGCCCGAGGTGAAGAAGCACATCGACAACCACATGAATCCGCACGCGGCCAAGGTGCGCAGGAACTCGAGCAGCGACTCCAAGCCGCCCGGCACGCCGGCCGGTCTTGGCCCCGTCCCCGTCCCCAGGGGGTTGACGCCGACCGTGGTCAAGCCGGAGCTCTACTTCCCCCAATGTTACGCGCCCGCGTTTAATCACCAACCCCCGGTGTCGACGGCGCAGTTCCCGGCACAGGCGAACGGGGTGTCCGTCGCCGGCGAGTTCAAACCACCGACCGGCCTGCCGCCGCAGTGA
- the LOC410222 gene encoding zinc finger protein 853 isoform X1: MALSAQNQSTSYVNLYYSIVQRAATRYFKEYYNSDTGAPYVLYKDNMERPQGQWGPGPGSLQDGGLYPQQQQQQQQQGSSSSGSPQQACGPPVEGESGPPPSLASPVPSPYPSAPPEPQALTPPDDDIQSNQATSQQQQQQQQQQQQQQQQTQQQVQQQQQQQQQQQQQQQQQQQVQQQQQQQQQQQQQQQQQTQQQDHSPQQQLTPHEVDRADCFPGAGELQQYPQHYFKDARPHPSPSVPPHMLTPGGFSALHYLKQPGVMLTSLGQGDGGPSLDAHQYASPGAPNMATGLPDIVQQSGKSGKGANSDLRLFKCLTCGKDFKQKSTLLQHERIHTDSRPYGCPECGKRFRQQSHLTQHLRIHANEKPYACVYCERTFRQRAILNQHLRIHSGEKPYQCPECGKHFRQKAILNQHVRTHQDVSPHLIFKNGMTPTLWPQDVPFPQEEGKEEVGSTFGDTDTQSGAFSPAPDANSIQYPAYFKDPKGGNHAVFGAGGTGSFGALQYIKQQGGSKSCLPDVIQHGRSAGMPLYVRCPICQKEFKQKSTLLQHGCIHIESRPYPCPECGKRFRQQSHLTQHLRIHTNEKPYGCVYCGRNFRQRTILNQHLRIHTGEKPYKCQQCGKDFRQKAILDQHTRTHQGDRPFCCPMPNCRRRFATEPEVKKHIDNHMNPHAAKVRRNSSSDSKPPGTPAGLGPVPVPRGLTPTVVKPELYFPQCYAPAFNHQPPVSTAQFPAQANGVSVAGEFKPPTGLPPQ, encoded by the exons ATACTGGCGCGCCCTACGTATTATACAAGGACAACATGGAGAGACCCCAGGGGCAATGGGGCCCCGGGCCGGGATCTCTCCAGGACGGGGGGCTGTACCcgcagcaacagcaacaacagcaacagcagGGCTCCTCCTCGTCCGGCAGCCCACAGCAGGCCTGTGGTCCCCCTGTCGAGGGAGAAAGCGGTCCCCCGCCTTCGTTGGCCTCTCCCGTGCCCTCACCGTACCCCTCGGCACCGCCTGAGCCTCAAGCCTTAACCCCACCCGACGACGATATACAATCGAATCAAGCCACCTctcaacagcagcagcaacagcagcagcagcaacaacagcagcagcagcagacGCAGCAACAAgtgcagcagcagcagcagcagcaacagcagcagcaacaacagcagcagcagcagcagcaagttcaacagcagcaacagcagcaacagcagcaacaacagcagcagcagcaacagacGCAGCAACAGGACCACTCGCCCCAACAACAGTTAACCCCTCACGAGGTGGATCGCGCGGATTGTTTCCCAGGGGCGGGAGAGCTGCAGCAGTATCCGCAGCACTACTTCAAGGATGCCAGGCCGCATCCGTCGCCGTCGGTGCCACCGCACATGCTGACCCCGGGTGGTTTCTCCGCGTTGCACTATCTGAAGCAGCCGGGCGTGATGCTCACGTCCCTCGGGCAGGGGGACGGTGGACCCAGCCTGGACGCGCACCAATACGCGAGCCCCGGGGCACCGAACATGGCGACCGGGCTGCCGGACATCGTCCAGCAGAGCGGCAAGTCTGGGAAAGGGGCGAACAGCGACCTACGTTTGTTCAAGTGTTTGACGTGCGGGAAAGATTTTAAGCAGAAGTCGACGTTGTTGCAACACGAGCGGATCCATACGGACAGTCGGCCATACGGGTGTCCAGAGTGCGGGAAGCGGTTCAGGCAACAATCGCATCTAACGCAGCACCTGCGCATACACGCGAACGAGAAGCCGTATGCTTGCGTGTACTGCGAGCGTACGTTCCGGCAGCGTGCCATCCTCAACCAGCATCTGCGCATCCACTCGGGTGAGAAGCCATACCAATGTCCGGAGTGCGGAAAACACTTCCGTCAGAAGGCGATCCTGAATCAGCACGTCCGCACACACCAAG ACGTGAGTCCGCATCTAATCTTCAAGAATGGGATGACGCCGACACTCTGGCCCCAGGACGTTCCGTTTCCgcaggaggaggggaaggaggaggtgGGATCGACGTTCGGCGACACGGACACGCAGTCGGGCGCGTTCAGCCCGGCGCCGGACGCCAACTCGATCCAGTATCCCGCCTACTTCAAGGACCCGAAGGGCGGGAATCACGCGGTTTTCGGTGCGGGTGGCACGGGCAGCTTCGGCGCCCTCCAGTACATCAAGCAGCAAGGCGGCAGCAAGAGCTGTCTGCCGGACGTGATACAGCACGGCCGCTCCGCGGGCATGCCGTTGTACGTTCGGTGCCCGATCTGTCAGAAGGAGTTCAAGCAAAAGTCCACGTTGCTGCAGCACGGGTGCATACACATCGAGTCGCGGCCGTACCCTTGCCCCGAGTGCGGCAAGAGGTTCAGGCAACAGTCCCACTTGACCCAACACCTTCGCATCCACACCAACGAGAAGCCGTACGGGTGCGTGTACTGCGGCCGTAACTTCCGCCAGCGCACCATCTTGAATCAGCATCTGCGCATCCACACGGGCGAGAAGCCGTACAAGTGTCAACAGTGCGGCAAGGATTTCCGCCAGAAGGCGATACTGGACCAGCACACGCGCACCCACCAGGGCGATCGGCCCTTCTGCTGCCCCATGCCCAACTGTAGGCGACGCTTCGCCACCGAGCCCGAGGTGAAGAAGCACATCGACAACCACATGAATCCGCACGCGGCCAAGGTGCGCAGGAACTCGAGCAGCGACTCCAAGCCGCCCGGCACGCCGGCCGGTCTTGGCCCCGTCCCCGTCCCCAGGGGGTTGACGCCGACCGTGGTCAAGCCGGAGCTCTACTTCCCCCAATGTTACGCGCCCGCGTTTAATCACCAACCCCCGGTGTCGACGGCGCAGTTCCCGGCACAGGCGAACGGGGTGTCCGTCGCCGGCGAGTTCAAACCACCGACCGGCCTGCCGCCGCAGTGA
- the LOC410222 gene encoding zinc finger protein 853 isoform X3, which translates to MALSAQNQSTSYVNLYYSIVQRAATRYFKEYYNSDTGAPYVLYKDNMERPQGQWGPGPGSLQDGGLYPQQQQQQQQQGSSSSGSPQQACGPPVEGESGPPPSLASPVPSPYPSAPPEPQALTPPDDDIQSNQATSQQQQQQQQQQQQQQQQTQQQVQQQQQQQQQQQQQQQQQQQVQQQQQQQQQQQQQQQQQTQQQDHSPQQQLTPHEVDRADCFPGAGELQQYPQHYFKDARPHPSPSVPPHMLTPGGFSALHYLKQPGVMLTSLGQGDGGPSLDAHQYASPGAPNMATGLPDIVQQSGKSGKGANSDLRLFKCLTCGKDFKQKSTLLQHERIHTDSRPYGCPECGKRFRQQSHLTQHLRIHANEKPYACVYCERTFRQRAILNQHLRIHSDVSPHLIFKNGMTPTLWPQDVPFPQEEGKEEVGSTFGDTDTQSGAFSPAPDANSIQYPAYFKDPKGGNHAVFGAGGTGSFGALQYIKQQGGSKSCLPDVIQHGRSAGMPLYVRCPICQKEFKQKSTLLQHGCIHIESRPYPCPECGKRFRQQSHLTQHLRIHTNEKPYGCVYCGRNFRQRTILNQHLRIHTGEKPYKCQQCGKDFRQKAILDQHTRTHQGDRPFCCPMPNCRRRFATEPEVKKHIDNHMNPHAAKVRRNSSSDSKPPGTPAGLGPVPVPRGLTPTVVKPELYFPQCYAPAFNHQPPVSTAQFPAQANGVSVAGEFKPPTGLPPQ; encoded by the exons ATACTGGCGCGCCCTACGTATTATACAAGGACAACATGGAGAGACCCCAGGGGCAATGGGGCCCCGGGCCGGGATCTCTCCAGGACGGGGGGCTGTACCcgcagcaacagcaacaacagcaacagcagGGCTCCTCCTCGTCCGGCAGCCCACAGCAGGCCTGTGGTCCCCCTGTCGAGGGAGAAAGCGGTCCCCCGCCTTCGTTGGCCTCTCCCGTGCCCTCACCGTACCCCTCGGCACCGCCTGAGCCTCAAGCCTTAACCCCACCCGACGACGATATACAATCGAATCAAGCCACCTctcaacagcagcagcaacagcagcagcagcaacaacagcagcagcagcagacGCAGCAACAAgtgcagcagcagcagcagcagcaacagcagcagcaacaacagcagcagcagcagcagcaagttcaacagcagcaacagcagcaacagcagcaacaacagcagcagcagcaacagacGCAGCAACAGGACCACTCGCCCCAACAACAGTTAACCCCTCACGAGGTGGATCGCGCGGATTGTTTCCCAGGGGCGGGAGAGCTGCAGCAGTATCCGCAGCACTACTTCAAGGATGCCAGGCCGCATCCGTCGCCGTCGGTGCCACCGCACATGCTGACCCCGGGTGGTTTCTCCGCGTTGCACTATCTGAAGCAGCCGGGCGTGATGCTCACGTCCCTCGGGCAGGGGGACGGTGGACCCAGCCTGGACGCGCACCAATACGCGAGCCCCGGGGCACCGAACATGGCGACCGGGCTGCCGGACATCGTCCAGCAGAGCGGCAAGTCTGGGAAAGGGGCGAACAGCGACCTACGTTTGTTCAAGTGTTTGACGTGCGGGAAAGATTTTAAGCAGAAGTCGACGTTGTTGCAACACGAGCGGATCCATACGGACAGTCGGCCATACGGGTGTCCAGAGTGCGGGAAGCGGTTCAGGCAACAATCGCATCTAACGCAGCACCTGCGCATACACGCGAACGAGAAGCCGTATGCTTGCGTGTACTGCGAGCGTACGTTCCGGCAGCGTGCCATCCTCAACCAGCATCTGCGCATCCACTCGG ACGTGAGTCCGCATCTAATCTTCAAGAATGGGATGACGCCGACACTCTGGCCCCAGGACGTTCCGTTTCCgcaggaggaggggaaggaggaggtgGGATCGACGTTCGGCGACACGGACACGCAGTCGGGCGCGTTCAGCCCGGCGCCGGACGCCAACTCGATCCAGTATCCCGCCTACTTCAAGGACCCGAAGGGCGGGAATCACGCGGTTTTCGGTGCGGGTGGCACGGGCAGCTTCGGCGCCCTCCAGTACATCAAGCAGCAAGGCGGCAGCAAGAGCTGTCTGCCGGACGTGATACAGCACGGCCGCTCCGCGGGCATGCCGTTGTACGTTCGGTGCCCGATCTGTCAGAAGGAGTTCAAGCAAAAGTCCACGTTGCTGCAGCACGGGTGCATACACATCGAGTCGCGGCCGTACCCTTGCCCCGAGTGCGGCAAGAGGTTCAGGCAACAGTCCCACTTGACCCAACACCTTCGCATCCACACCAACGAGAAGCCGTACGGGTGCGTGTACTGCGGCCGTAACTTCCGCCAGCGCACCATCTTGAATCAGCATCTGCGCATCCACACGGGCGAGAAGCCGTACAAGTGTCAACAGTGCGGCAAGGATTTCCGCCAGAAGGCGATACTGGACCAGCACACGCGCACCCACCAGGGCGATCGGCCCTTCTGCTGCCCCATGCCCAACTGTAGGCGACGCTTCGCCACCGAGCCCGAGGTGAAGAAGCACATCGACAACCACATGAATCCGCACGCGGCCAAGGTGCGCAGGAACTCGAGCAGCGACTCCAAGCCGCCCGGCACGCCGGCCGGTCTTGGCCCCGTCCCCGTCCCCAGGGGGTTGACGCCGACCGTGGTCAAGCCGGAGCTCTACTTCCCCCAATGTTACGCGCCCGCGTTTAATCACCAACCCCCGGTGTCGACGGCGCAGTTCCCGGCACAGGCGAACGGGGTGTCCGTCGCCGGCGAGTTCAAACCACCGACCGGCCTGCCGCCGCAGTGA
- the LOC410222 gene encoding zinc finger protein 853 isoform X4, whose amino-acid sequence MERPQGQWGPGPGSLQDGGLYPQQQQQQQQQGSSSSGSPQQACGPPVEGESGPPPSLASPVPSPYPSAPPEPQALTPPDDDIQSNQATSQQQQQQQQQQQQQQQQTQQQVQQQQQQQQQQQQQQQQQQQVQQQQQQQQQQQQQQQQQTQQQDHSPQQQLTPHEVDRADCFPGAGELQQYPQHYFKDARPHPSPSVPPHMLTPGGFSALHYLKQPGVMLTSLGQGDGGPSLDAHQYASPGAPNMATGLPDIVQQSGKSGKGANSDLRLFKCLTCGKDFKQKSTLLQHERIHTDSRPYGCPECGKRFRQQSHLTQHLRIHANEKPYACVYCERTFRQRAILNQHLRIHSGEKPYQCPECGKHFRQKAILNQHVRTHQDVSPHLIFKNGMTPTLWPQDVPFPQEEGKEEVGSTFGDTDTQSGAFSPAPDANSIQYPAYFKDPKGGNHAVFGAGGTGSFGALQYIKQQGGSKSCLPDVIQHGRSAGMPLYVRCPICQKEFKQKSTLLQHGCIHIESRPYPCPECGKRFRQQSHLTQHLRIHTNEKPYGCVYCGRNFRQRTILNQHLRIHTGEKPYKCQQCGKDFRQKAILDQHTRTHQGDRPFCCPMPNCRRRFATEPEVKKHIDNHMNPHAAKVRRNSSSDSKPPGTPAGLGPVPVPRGLTPTVVKPELYFPQCYAPAFNHQPPVSTAQFPAQANGVSVAGEFKPPTGLPPQ is encoded by the exons ATGGAGAGACCCCAGGGGCAATGGGGCCCCGGGCCGGGATCTCTCCAGGACGGGGGGCTGTACCcgcagcaacagcaacaacagcaacagcagGGCTCCTCCTCGTCCGGCAGCCCACAGCAGGCCTGTGGTCCCCCTGTCGAGGGAGAAAGCGGTCCCCCGCCTTCGTTGGCCTCTCCCGTGCCCTCACCGTACCCCTCGGCACCGCCTGAGCCTCAAGCCTTAACCCCACCCGACGACGATATACAATCGAATCAAGCCACCTctcaacagcagcagcaacagcagcagcagcaacaacagcagcagcagcagacGCAGCAACAAgtgcagcagcagcagcagcagcaacagcagcagcaacaacagcagcagcagcagcagcaagttcaacagcagcaacagcagcaacagcagcaacaacagcagcagcagcaacagacGCAGCAACAGGACCACTCGCCCCAACAACAGTTAACCCCTCACGAGGTGGATCGCGCGGATTGTTTCCCAGGGGCGGGAGAGCTGCAGCAGTATCCGCAGCACTACTTCAAGGATGCCAGGCCGCATCCGTCGCCGTCGGTGCCACCGCACATGCTGACCCCGGGTGGTTTCTCCGCGTTGCACTATCTGAAGCAGCCGGGCGTGATGCTCACGTCCCTCGGGCAGGGGGACGGTGGACCCAGCCTGGACGCGCACCAATACGCGAGCCCCGGGGCACCGAACATGGCGACCGGGCTGCCGGACATCGTCCAGCAGAGCGGCAAGTCTGGGAAAGGGGCGAACAGCGACCTACGTTTGTTCAAGTGTTTGACGTGCGGGAAAGATTTTAAGCAGAAGTCGACGTTGTTGCAACACGAGCGGATCCATACGGACAGTCGGCCATACGGGTGTCCAGAGTGCGGGAAGCGGTTCAGGCAACAATCGCATCTAACGCAGCACCTGCGCATACACGCGAACGAGAAGCCGTATGCTTGCGTGTACTGCGAGCGTACGTTCCGGCAGCGTGCCATCCTCAACCAGCATCTGCGCATCCACTCGGGTGAGAAGCCATACCAATGTCCGGAGTGCGGAAAACACTTCCGTCAGAAGGCGATCCTGAATCAGCACGTCCGCACACACCAAG ACGTGAGTCCGCATCTAATCTTCAAGAATGGGATGACGCCGACACTCTGGCCCCAGGACGTTCCGTTTCCgcaggaggaggggaaggaggaggtgGGATCGACGTTCGGCGACACGGACACGCAGTCGGGCGCGTTCAGCCCGGCGCCGGACGCCAACTCGATCCAGTATCCCGCCTACTTCAAGGACCCGAAGGGCGGGAATCACGCGGTTTTCGGTGCGGGTGGCACGGGCAGCTTCGGCGCCCTCCAGTACATCAAGCAGCAAGGCGGCAGCAAGAGCTGTCTGCCGGACGTGATACAGCACGGCCGCTCCGCGGGCATGCCGTTGTACGTTCGGTGCCCGATCTGTCAGAAGGAGTTCAAGCAAAAGTCCACGTTGCTGCAGCACGGGTGCATACACATCGAGTCGCGGCCGTACCCTTGCCCCGAGTGCGGCAAGAGGTTCAGGCAACAGTCCCACTTGACCCAACACCTTCGCATCCACACCAACGAGAAGCCGTACGGGTGCGTGTACTGCGGCCGTAACTTCCGCCAGCGCACCATCTTGAATCAGCATCTGCGCATCCACACGGGCGAGAAGCCGTACAAGTGTCAACAGTGCGGCAAGGATTTCCGCCAGAAGGCGATACTGGACCAGCACACGCGCACCCACCAGGGCGATCGGCCCTTCTGCTGCCCCATGCCCAACTGTAGGCGACGCTTCGCCACCGAGCCCGAGGTGAAGAAGCACATCGACAACCACATGAATCCGCACGCGGCCAAGGTGCGCAGGAACTCGAGCAGCGACTCCAAGCCGCCCGGCACGCCGGCCGGTCTTGGCCCCGTCCCCGTCCCCAGGGGGTTGACGCCGACCGTGGTCAAGCCGGAGCTCTACTTCCCCCAATGTTACGCGCCCGCGTTTAATCACCAACCCCCGGTGTCGACGGCGCAGTTCCCGGCACAGGCGAACGGGGTGTCCGTCGCCGGCGAGTTCAAACCACCGACCGGCCTGCCGCCGCAGTGA